Proteins from a genomic interval of Quercus robur chromosome 9, dhQueRobu3.1, whole genome shotgun sequence:
- the LOC126699797 gene encoding uncharacterized protein LOC126699797 isoform X2 has product MVMKLVHGAKCLKTKQNGAAYMNVMLYHCSEVSHQEPLHCEWYEKEFPKITELSHLLRNVDWLDGRVVHVRDNSIVFDGEIEHKMQTFKSLARVFIGSPSIQQKIQKNVMASSLAASNNCTPFVCFSEPSEREPMVVNSLTKVCNFLNISAQQRKVVRHTICPQVTQMRIWTSTLEEILNGLKSELDLLSCQCSSKGTKMGQQIVSSCLKFLADTAISFDHDSASWMRLAPAKVVGSSASHKWEDVLEMFNDLIECLKSEKELCLLVGKVEVMKEGLSQIKDILIDKSIGYKEARHQESLVQKKLSKTLGHSSKCLFTLLLYYLHGHARDIEVDLCGRIYSVGGEDRFCLYMGKILTTEEDKMVWSGVRQLDRALRLFKFVWETAGMRGVLQLQGHLWCVGAEGRMLAYRGNTFFVHGISV; this is encoded by the exons ATGGTTATG AAGCTTGTCCATGGTGCAAAGTGTTTAAAAACTAAGCAAAATGGAGCTGCTTATATGAATGTTATGCTATATCACTGTTCAGAAGTATCCCATCAAGAGCCTTTACATTGTGAATGGTATGAGAAGGAGTTTCCAAAGATAACAGAATTGAGCCACTTGTTGAGAAATGTGGATTGGCTTGATGGGAGGGTAGTTCATGTCAGGGACAATTCAATTGTCTTTGATGGTGAAATTGAGCACAAAATGCAAACTTTCAAGTCCCTGGCCAGGGTCTTTATTGGGTCTCCATCAATTCAGCAAAAGATTCAGAAAAATGTGATGGCCTCATCATTGGCGGCAAGTAACAACTGCACCCCATTTGTTTGTTTCAGTGAACCTAGTGAAAGAGAGCCTATGGTTGTGAATTCACTCACTAAAGTGTGCAACTTCCTGAACATTTCTGCCCAACAAAGGAAGGTGGTTCGGCACACAATATGCCCACAGGTCACGCAAATGCGGATATGGACAAGTACACTTGAGGAGATACTAAATGGTTTGAAATCTGAGTTGGATTTGTTAAGTTGTCAATGCTCTAGCAAAGGGACCAAGATGGGTCAGCAGATTGTTTCTAGCTGTCTAAAGTTCCTGGCTGACACAGCTATTTCCTTTGACCATGATTCTGCTTCGTGGATGCGGCTTGCGCCTGCAAAAGTTGTTGGCTCCTCTGCTTCACATAAATGGGAAGATGTTCTTGAGATGTTCAATGATCTCATTGAGTGTTTGAAAAGTGAAAAGGAATTATGTCTTCTTGTGGGGAAGGTTGAGGTCATGAAAGAAGGACTGTCTCAAATCAAGGACATATTGATTGATAAAAGTATTGGATACAAAgaagctcggcatcaagaaagCCTAGTGCAGAAGAAGCTCTCCAAGACATTGGGCCACTCGTCCAAGTGCTTGTTTACTCTTTTATTATATTACCTCCATGGACATGCTAGAGATATTGAAGTGGATTTATGCGGTCGAATTTATAGCGTTGGTGGTGAGGATAGGTTTTGCTTGTACATGGGAAAGATTTTGACTACAGAAGAGGATAAGATGGTCTGGAGTGGGGTGAGGCAATTGGACAGGGCTCTTCGGCTTTTCAAGTTTGTGTGGGAAACTGCGGGAATGAGAGGAGTTTTGCAGCTGCAAGGCCATTTGTGGTGTGTTGGTGCTGAGGGCAGGATGCTTGCCTATAGAGGAAATACATTCTTTGTACATGGGATCAGTGTTTGA
- the LOC126699797 gene encoding uncharacterized protein LOC126699797 isoform X1, producing the protein MMVHTYIQKLVHGAKCLKTKQNGAAYMNVMLYHCSEVSHQEPLHCEWYEKEFPKITELSHLLRNVDWLDGRVVHVRDNSIVFDGEIEHKMQTFKSLARVFIGSPSIQQKIQKNVMASSLAASNNCTPFVCFSEPSEREPMVVNSLTKVCNFLNISAQQRKVVRHTICPQVTQMRIWTSTLEEILNGLKSELDLLSCQCSSKGTKMGQQIVSSCLKFLADTAISFDHDSASWMRLAPAKVVGSSASHKWEDVLEMFNDLIECLKSEKELCLLVGKVEVMKEGLSQIKDILIDKSIGYKEARHQESLVQKKLSKTLGHSSKCLFTLLLYYLHGHARDIEVDLCGRIYSVGGEDRFCLYMGKILTTEEDKMVWSGVRQLDRALRLFKFVWETAGMRGVLQLQGHLWCVGAEGRMLAYRGNTFFVHGISV; encoded by the coding sequence ATGATGGTGCACACATATATACAGAAGCTTGTCCATGGTGCAAAGTGTTTAAAAACTAAGCAAAATGGAGCTGCTTATATGAATGTTATGCTATATCACTGTTCAGAAGTATCCCATCAAGAGCCTTTACATTGTGAATGGTATGAGAAGGAGTTTCCAAAGATAACAGAATTGAGCCACTTGTTGAGAAATGTGGATTGGCTTGATGGGAGGGTAGTTCATGTCAGGGACAATTCAATTGTCTTTGATGGTGAAATTGAGCACAAAATGCAAACTTTCAAGTCCCTGGCCAGGGTCTTTATTGGGTCTCCATCAATTCAGCAAAAGATTCAGAAAAATGTGATGGCCTCATCATTGGCGGCAAGTAACAACTGCACCCCATTTGTTTGTTTCAGTGAACCTAGTGAAAGAGAGCCTATGGTTGTGAATTCACTCACTAAAGTGTGCAACTTCCTGAACATTTCTGCCCAACAAAGGAAGGTGGTTCGGCACACAATATGCCCACAGGTCACGCAAATGCGGATATGGACAAGTACACTTGAGGAGATACTAAATGGTTTGAAATCTGAGTTGGATTTGTTAAGTTGTCAATGCTCTAGCAAAGGGACCAAGATGGGTCAGCAGATTGTTTCTAGCTGTCTAAAGTTCCTGGCTGACACAGCTATTTCCTTTGACCATGATTCTGCTTCGTGGATGCGGCTTGCGCCTGCAAAAGTTGTTGGCTCCTCTGCTTCACATAAATGGGAAGATGTTCTTGAGATGTTCAATGATCTCATTGAGTGTTTGAAAAGTGAAAAGGAATTATGTCTTCTTGTGGGGAAGGTTGAGGTCATGAAAGAAGGACTGTCTCAAATCAAGGACATATTGATTGATAAAAGTATTGGATACAAAgaagctcggcatcaagaaagCCTAGTGCAGAAGAAGCTCTCCAAGACATTGGGCCACTCGTCCAAGTGCTTGTTTACTCTTTTATTATATTACCTCCATGGACATGCTAGAGATATTGAAGTGGATTTATGCGGTCGAATTTATAGCGTTGGTGGTGAGGATAGGTTTTGCTTGTACATGGGAAAGATTTTGACTACAGAAGAGGATAAGATGGTCTGGAGTGGGGTGAGGCAATTGGACAGGGCTCTTCGGCTTTTCAAGTTTGTGTGGGAAACTGCGGGAATGAGAGGAGTTTTGCAGCTGCAAGGCCATTTGTGGTGTGTTGGTGCTGAGGGCAGGATGCTTGCCTATAGAGGAAATACATTCTTTGTACATGGGATCAGTGTTTGA